CGGTTGAGGGTTCGTTCGGGTTGCATGATATACCTCCGTAGCTGGGCACTGGGGATGGGGCGGGACGTTCTGCCTCTACCGATCGATAGGCCAGTGTAGCATTTCATCACCAGTTATGCATCCCGGAAGGGCTTTTTTAGTCAAAAAAATCGCGTCACCGCCGGCCGGCGAGGCCGCGACCGGCCGCTCCCGGCGCTGCGATCCCGAATGAAACATCGAGCCGGGCTTTTCGCTAGACGGTACCATCGCTCCGCATCACGACCATTCCTGCTAAAACAACATGATTCGATTCCTGCACGTCCGCATGCTCCTGCTGGTCCTCGCCGCCACGCTGCTGGCCGGGCCGGCATGGGCGCAATCGTCCGTCCGCCCCAGCGATCTGGACGGCACCTGGCGCCTCGTGTTCGATCTGAAAGGCGAAGGGGAAAGCGCCGGCGAACGCATGCTGCTCAACGCCGTGGACGGTTTCCTCGCCGAAATCGACATCCGCTTCGAGTTTCGGAAGGATGGCGAGCTCAAGGTCGTCACCACGGCCTTCGATGAAGACGAGCCCGACATCGACTACAGCACCTGGGCGATCAACGACGACGGTCAGTTGCAGCTCGGCGACACGGGTATGCTCGATAGCGAAGATACCGTATGGCTGCGGGAGGGGCGCCGGCTGGTGGCCTTCGCCTACCAGGATCAGGGCCGGCTCGAGCGAAAGGATGGCATTTATTTGACGCGAGTGCGAGATTAAGCGCGGTCTGACGCCGCTTTCCGACCGCGTCGTATCCTGAATGAATTCGGGATGCGGCGTCGTGCCGGGGCTCAGCATCCTCTGGGATAACCCGTATCGTCGTTCGGAGACGGCCCGGGCCATCCCGTCGATTCGAAACCGCAAACGTGTTCGGTGCCCATGAACCTTTTTCGAAGCCGGCAGGAGGTGTCGAGGCTGGAAGCGTTCAGCGACGGCGTGTTCGCGTTCTCGGCGACCCTGCTCGTGGTCTCGCTGGAAGTGCCCACCACGTTTCCGGAGCTCGTCTCCGAGCTGAAGGGATTTGTCGCCTTCGGCATCAGCTTCGCCGCGCTGGTTTTCATCTGGAGCGTCCACAACGCTTTTTTCCGGCGCTTTGCGATCAGCGACAAGGTCACGACGCTGCTGAACGCATGCCTGCTCTTCGTCGTCCTTTTTTATGTGTATCCGCTGAAGTTCATGGCGGATCTGATCGCGATGCTCTTCGGAATGGGGGAGGGGCGTCCCGGGATTTCCAGTTTTGACGAGCTAGCCACACTCTTCCTGCTCTACAGTGCCGGGTTCGTCGCGATCTTTCTGAGCGTGGCCTGCATGTACCTCCACGTCTACCGCAAGGGCGACGAATTACCGGGGTTCTCCGAAGGCCGGCGTCAGGAGGCGCTTTTTTACAGTAGGCACTACGCGATTCTGGCCGGCGTGGGCGTGTTATCGATGGGCGTGGCCCTCAGTGGGGTGGGCATTCAGATCGGCCTTCCCGGGTTTGTGTACATGCTGCTCGGACCGCTGTGCTACTGGCACGCGCGCGCATCTTCGTTCGATGAATCGATGCTGCAGGAAGAGCGCGGGACGGCCGGCGACTAGACGTCGTTGCGCTGTCCATAAGGGACGATCTCGCCATCCTCGACATACCGGCGCAGGAGACGCAGGTAGAGCCCCCAGCAGTAGGAGGACGTCCGGAAGTGCGCGTTGGCCTCGCGCCAGTTGCGATGGTAAAACGCCACCCGGGTGTCGCCGCTGCCCGGTATCAGGGTGAAGCCGACGACGGTGCCGAGCCAGTCGGCATCGGCCCGGGTCATCTCCCAGGCGATCGCGAGGCCGGGCTCGTAGATGCGGACGACGCCTTCCCATGCGTAGTTCGGCCCGAAGCCGAACTGGTACCTCGCGCCCGGTGCCGGCGTGCCGGCGGCGTCGAGGGTCCACCAGCTGTCCAGCCCCAGGGGCGTCGAGATGGCGTCGAAGACCCGGTCGGAATCCGACAGAATGGTCAGATCGTGCAGGATGTCAGGCATGGCACATCGTTCTGTTTCGCAGGAGAGAGAGGGCTGCATAGCGTGCCTCATTTCACGGCGGTCTTGCGTATCTTCCGCCATCACCGCCAACCCCATCCCACCGACATGCAAAACACACGGATGCGCCTGCTCCTCCTGCTCCTGTTCGCCGCCCCGGCGGCGGCGCAAACCGTCCCGCCGCTGCGGGAGGACCCGCGCATGTACGATATCGCACAGGCGGCTTCCGCGCAACGCATCGAGCAGGATATACGCCGGCTCGCCGGTTTTGGTACCCGCAACACCCTCTCCGACACGCTCTCGGACACCCGCGGCATCGGGGCGGCGCGCCGGTGGGTCAAGGCGGAATTCGACGCCATCGCCGCGGCGTGCGGCGGATGCCTGGAGGTGACGTACCAGCGCAACCTCGTGCCGGCGGAAGGCAACAGCCGGATTCCCCAGGACACCTGGGTCGTGAACGTCGTCGCGATACAACGCGGCGCGCGGTACCCCGACCGCTACGTGATCATGTCGGGCGACATCGACTCCCGGGCGTCGGATGCGACCGACGCCGTGACGGACGCGCCCGGCGCCAACGATAATGCGTCGGGGATGGCCGGCGTGCTGGAGGCCGCCCGGTTGCTGAGCCGCTACACCTTCCCCACCAGCATCGTCTATGTCGGGCTGTCCGGCGAGGAGCAGGGCCTCTACGGAGGGCAGGGCCTCGCCCGGAAGGCCAGGGCGGAGGGATGGGACATCGTCGGCGTGCTCAACAACGACATGATCGGCAATATCGCCGGCCTCAACGGGGTGATCGACAACCGGTCCTTCCGCATCTTCTCCGAACCGACGCCGGTCACCGAGACCGAGCGGGAGCGGCAGCTGCGCCGGGTGTACGGCGGCGAAGTGGACGGCCCCTCGCGCCAGCTCGCCCGATACATCGAGCGGACGACGCGCATCTATCTGCCCGAGATGGAGCCGAAACTGATCTATCGCCTGGACCGGTTCGGTCGCGGCGGTCATCACCGGCCGTTCAACGACGAAGGGTTCGCCGGCGTACGCATCATGGAGACCAACGAGAACTACACGCGCCAGCATCAGGACATCCGCGTCGAGGACGGCATCGCATATGGCGATGTCATCGAGGGCGTCGATTTCGAGTACGCGGCCCGGCTCACGGCAGTCAATGCGCTGGCGCTGGCCTCGCTGGCCTGGGCGCCGCCGCAGCCGGCCGACGTGCGCATCGGCGGGGTCGTCCAGCCCTCGACCACCCTGGCGTGGAGCGCCGTCGACGACCCCGACCTCGCCGGCTACCGCATCTACTGGCGCGACACCACGGCGCCCCAGTGGCAGTACAGCCGCTTTGTCGAGCCGGCCACCACCTTCACCCTCGAAAACGTCGTCATCGACAACTACCTGTTCGGCGTCGCCGCCGTCGGCCGCAACGGGCATGAGAGCGTGGTGGTCTATCCCTCCGGGTTGATCCGGCCGTGAGGAGGCGGGATGCGGGCAAAGCCCGCTCCGCTGCGCGATCGAGCGTCTACTTTGCGGCCTTCTTTTTTTTGCCGTTGTCCGGACCGGGTTTGCTGATCACGTTGATCGGGCCTTCGCAATAGATCGAAAGCTCGATGGCGACCTCGACGGCCTCTTTCGGGGTTTTACCGAGGAAGAGGGCGGCGAGAGCGAAGCTCATGCCGGCGCCGATCGCCTCGTAGGTGGTGATCTCTTCGATAAGCCAGCCCTCGATGTGAAATACCTTGCCGTTGAAGCCCATCAGGTAGACGTTATCGATCCCGTTCTCGTTGGTTTTGTCCTTTTTCCACGAGACAAACTCCGAGATGAATTCGAGAAAAGCCGACTCGTCGGCCGCGGACGGCTTGTGCGTGCGGCAATAGAGCTGCATGAGGGCGATCTCCTTGGCCGACCCCACGCCGCCGATCACGAGCCCGTTCTCCTCGAAGAGCTTGGAGAATTTGGAGTTGTCGCTTTTGGTCTGGGTGAAACCGCGGACGGAGATGGAATCGGAGGCAATTTCGTACCCTCCACTTTCAAGGATTCTGCAGGCGACGACGCTCATACGTAGCTAGGGGATGGAATCAGCGGCTGTTCAGTTCGAGGATGACTTCGGCCAGCAACCGGAAAAAGTTAGGCATGATGATGATCAGGAAGATGGCGAACAGCACCATGAGGAGGCAGCAGCCTTTCAGTACACGGATAAACAGTTGCATGGCGATGGGGCGTTTCGGTAAGATAAGTATACAAACGGGCTGACATCGGCCGCCATAAAAAGATGGCGGGTTTTAGAAGGAGGCGTCACGAGTTCAAGACGAAAAAAGGATGCGTAGACAGACAACAGGGCGTGCGATACTGAACGGGTTGATGCTGGTCCTCGTGCTGGTGGTCAACGGCATGGCCGGCTCGGGCGCGTTGAGCGGCCGGTCGATCGGCGATATCGCGGTCGACTATCCGACGTATTTTTTGCCGGCAGGTTATGTGTTTTCCATCTGGGGTCTGATTTATCTGCTGCTGACAGGGTTTGTCGTGTATCAGGCCACGCCCGCCGGCCGCTCCGATCCTTCCGTCGGCCGCGTGGGGACGAGCTGGCTGATCAACGGCGCGCTGAACATGGCCTGGCTGGTGGCATTTTCGTACGGCCAGTTCGTGCTCGCGTGGGTGGTGATGCTCGGCCTCTTGCTGTCGCTGCTCTGGATCGAGATCAACGTCTCCGGCCAGGCCGAAGGCCCGATCGCCCGGTGGCTGGTCGCCCTGCCGTTTCAGGTGTATCTGGCCTGGGTGTCCGTCGCCACCATCGCCAATACGTCGCAGCTGCTCCGCTATCTCGGATGGGACGGCGGCGCGTTCTGGAGCGTCATCATGATGGCCGTCGCCACGGCGCTGGCGCTGGCGATGCTGGTCCGCCGCTCGGCGTTCGTATTTCCCCTCGTCGTGGCGTGGGCACTGGCCGGCATCGCGATACGGTATGCCGCCGTGCCGCTGCTTGTCTATGCCGCGTGGGGGTTTGTCGCGGTGTGTCTGGGGGGGCTGGCCTGGATGGGCACGCACCGGGCGCGGCCGGCCTGATGCGCTGGCTCGTGGGGCGAGGGACACATCGTGTACGGTTTTCACGCACAGGGGTGCGCGGAATCGGCCGGGTAGCATGCAAGGGCCGGATCGACGTGATTCGAGAAAGGTGCCACTCGATCACAAACGCCGAACGACCATGAACGCCATGCCTCAACTCGAACCGCAGGAAGTCGAAGTCCCGCCCGTGATGGCCGCCCAGCTTCCGAGCCACAGTCCGACCGCACCCTCGGTGCTGACCCGTACGATGGGCGCAGCCTTCGGCGCGCTCACCGCGTACGTCGAAGAGAATCGCCTCACGCACCTCGGGCCGCCTCGCGCCTTGTACAAATCGTTCGATCAGCGCGAGACCCAGTTCGTCGTGGCCTTCCCGGTGGCCGCGCCCGACGGGCCGCTGGAGGGCGAACGCGACATCAAGGTCGACCGGCTACCCGGCGGCAAGGCCCTGCGCTTCACGCACAAAGGGTCGTACAGAGACCTCCGCAAAACCTATGAGGCCATCTCCTCCTGGATGGCCGGCGCCGGCCTGCTCGAGTCCCAGGGCGCATGGGCGCGCTACATGCCCGTATGGGAAGAATACCTCAACGATCCGCAGACCACGCCGCAGGAGGAGCTGATCACCCAGATCTACATCCCCATGGATCACGCGAAGTTGTAGCCCGGGAGTCTCCGGTTGAAGCCTCCCCCGCGTGGCGTCCGAGCCCGATCGGACGCCTGAAAAGGATCGGTGCAGGTTGAAGGAACCCGCCATCGCCGGCGTCGTAACCCGCTGCGTACCACAGGTACATTCCCGCGGCGTCGGTTGCATAACGGGGCGGCAATGGACGCGTTTTTCTGTGCCCTGCTATACGGAGGTGATCCTATGTCTGACATGCAGAAGGGAGCCTCTGGTGCGGCCTGCTAGCGACAGCTAACCGGGCTCCCGGACAGCTTTTGGAGGCTCGATCTCGCTTGCCGAGGTCGAGCCTTTTTTTGTGCGATTCAGGCCGATCTCCATGAACTTCCTGTAACGAGACGGACAAAACGCCCCTGGCGTCTTTACATGATCTTAACAATCGAATATACTTATTGTGTTCGCACAGGAGCCCCTTCCGAGCATAAAAGAAATCTGACAGCGCCTTGCGCGTCATCCTTTGCCTGAGGAAGTGCTGAGACCTTCGCGAACAAGAAGCCCGGGTGGTCCCCCGGGCTTTTTTTGTGGGGTCCTGCCGCGGCGGGCGTTCGGAAAACGGAGTCGACGTTGCGGAATCGGGCCGTATTGCGTAACGTGCGGTCTGTTCGTCGCCCCTACATGTGATCCACCCGTCTCTTTCATGCTTCGATCATTCCGTATGGTGCTGCTCGCGGCGCTGGTTTTTTCCGCCGGTTGCGCCACGCATACCCCCGAGTCAGCCGCCACGCATCCCGTACAGCAGCTCGCGTTTCGTCCCAATATTCTGTGGCTGGTGGCCGAAGACCTCAGTCCGATCATCCCCCCCTTCGGAGACTCGACGGTCGTCACTCCCACGCTGAGCCGGCTCGCCGCGGAGGGTGTTCGCTATACCCACGTATTCTCCCCGTCGGGGGTATGCGCGCCCAGCCGCGCCGCCATCGCGACGGGCATGTAC
This Rhodothermales bacterium DNA region includes the following protein-coding sequences:
- a CDS encoding TMEM175 family protein gives rise to the protein MNLFRSRQEVSRLEAFSDGVFAFSATLLVVSLEVPTTFPELVSELKGFVAFGISFAALVFIWSVHNAFFRRFAISDKVTTLLNACLLFVVLFYVYPLKFMADLIAMLFGMGEGRPGISSFDELATLFLLYSAGFVAIFLSVACMYLHVYRKGDELPGFSEGRRQEALFYSRHYAILAGVGVLSMGVALSGVGIQIGLPGFVYMLLGPLCYWHARASSFDESMLQEERGTAGD
- a CDS encoding SRPBCC domain-containing protein, which codes for MPDILHDLTILSDSDRVFDAISTPLGLDSWWTLDAAGTPAPGARYQFGFGPNYAWEGVVRIYEPGLAIAWEMTRADADWLGTVVGFTLIPGSGDTRVAFYHRNWREANAHFRTSSYCWGLYLRLLRRYVEDGEIVPYGQRNDV
- a CDS encoding M28 family peptidase, which gives rise to MQNTRMRLLLLLLFAAPAAAQTVPPLREDPRMYDIAQAASAQRIEQDIRRLAGFGTRNTLSDTLSDTRGIGAARRWVKAEFDAIAAACGGCLEVTYQRNLVPAEGNSRIPQDTWVVNVVAIQRGARYPDRYVIMSGDIDSRASDATDAVTDAPGANDNASGMAGVLEAARLLSRYTFPTSIVYVGLSGEEQGLYGGQGLARKARAEGWDIVGVLNNDMIGNIAGLNGVIDNRSFRIFSEPTPVTETERERQLRRVYGGEVDGPSRQLARYIERTTRIYLPEMEPKLIYRLDRFGRGGHHRPFNDEGFAGVRIMETNENYTRQHQDIRVEDGIAYGDVIEGVDFEYAARLTAVNALALASLAWAPPQPADVRIGGVVQPSTTLAWSAVDDPDLAGYRIYWRDTTAPQWQYSRFVEPATTFTLENVVIDNYLFGVAAVGRNGHESVVVYPSGLIRP
- a CDS encoding GyrI-like domain-containing protein; this translates as MNAMPQLEPQEVEVPPVMAAQLPSHSPTAPSVLTRTMGAAFGALTAYVEENRLTHLGPPRALYKSFDQRETQFVVAFPVAAPDGPLEGERDIKVDRLPGGKALRFTHKGSYRDLRKTYEAISSWMAGAGLLESQGAWARYMPVWEEYLNDPQTTPQEELITQIYIPMDHAKL